One Lepus europaeus isolate LE1 chromosome 7, mLepTim1.pri, whole genome shotgun sequence DNA segment encodes these proteins:
- the LOC133764448 gene encoding olfactory receptor 5M5-like has product MSRSNHTTVTEFVLMGFTDRPELQLPLFVVFLVIYLITLVGNLGMILLIKADSRLHTPMYYFLSHLAFIDLCFSSSIGPKMLQNLLVKKKTISFTGCFAQLYFSSAFATTECFLLATMAYDRYMAICNPLIYTAIMTQRVCKELVIGVYTYGFLNSVIQTVLTFQLSFCDSNVIHHFYCADPPLLALSCSDTHNKEKQLLIFSAVNLTGSLLTVLISYICILLSIIKIQSSEGKCKAFSTCASHLTVVIIFYGTLFFMYLRQPKAENSWKYNKVVSVFYSLVIPMLNPLIYSLRNTEVKDTLKKMLEGKQS; this is encoded by the coding sequence ATGTCAAGAAGCAATCATACCACAGTGACAGAATTTGTCCTCATGGGATTCACGGACCGTCCTGAGCTTCAACTGCCCCTCTTTGTGGTGTTCCTGGTAATTTATCTCATAACCCTGGTGGGGAACCTTGGCATGATCCTGCTCATCAAGGCAGATTCACGGCTCCACACCCCCATGTATTATTTCCTTAGTCACCTGGCATTCATTGATCTTTGTTTCTCATCTTCCATTGGGCCAAAGATGCTGCAAAATTTACTGGTGAAGAAAAAAACCATCTCTTTTACAGGCTGTTTTGCTCAGCTGTATTTCTCCAGTGCTTTTGCTACTACTGAGTGCTTCctcttggccacaatggcctatgACCGCTACATGGCTATCTGCAACCCTCTGATTTACACAGCCATCATGACACAGCGGGTTTGCAAGGAACTGGTGATTGGGGTCTACACTTATGGCTTCCTAAATTCTGTTATACAAACAGTTCTGACTTTCCAGTTGTCCTTCTGTGACTCCAATGTCATCCACCACTTCTACTGTGCTGACCCCCCTCTCCTTGCCCTCTCCTGCTCTGACACCCACAACAAAGAGAAGCAGCTGTTGATTTTCTCTGCAGTGAACCTCACTGGATCCCTCCTGACAGTCCTCATCTCCTATATCTGCATCCTCCTCTCTATTATAAAAATCCAGTCTTCTGAGGGCAAGTGCAAAGCATTTTCTACATGTGCCTCCCACCTCACAGTTGTCATCATCTTCTATGGAACACTGTTTTTCATGTACCTGCGGCAACCCAAAGCAGAGAATTCATGGAAGTACAACAAAGTGGTCTCTGTATTTTATAGTCTTGTAATTCCCATGCTTAACCCTCTGATCTATAGCCTAAGGAACACAGAGGTAAAGGATACTCTGAAAAAAATGCTGGAGGGCAAACAGTCTTAG